From the genome of Geminocystis herdmanii PCC 6308, one region includes:
- a CDS encoding tubulin-like doman-containing protein: MPEQEKRGISPTVLIGVGGTGAEVLSRVRRFAEETYGSLDKFPILGFLWIDTDKNYKVTNPKAAGSKFKDAEICLATVTGTEVETRLKNMNNYPWIQKWFPNELERSVTSLEQGAGQIRACGRFAFFCNYAKIRDSFLSVIQRVKGKNRYMYDTLGIEVANELNVFVTGSISGGTGSGMLIDLAYCIRHWLQGEGTTEITGIVPMPNAFAGISVGSGVMANGYAALMELSYFGDDRTVFEEKYSTSNLDLVRSEKPPFDFTYLVGTKNGQTEFSLGQIREAIAQNIFLDMTSGFAPHKRSIRDNIKQKWHGKDNQGRGYPKQFLSFGLSAIEIPITQIRACLGNRLAKDFVNWWLNDSVQLPPEMLELVRGEILKRMRLTETELITDVTMAKDRPLSALISQWLNQIRAEITEKNLLQCTQQGVNMMGAEKGKILTFIPYLQEKLETFQAENLKDNSPDRRVHGEYHQVMYRNQDAIVVQGCEALEKELYQILEDRNRGVKFAESFLLTVDQVFQNTAEQLRKQLEVQSKIEEAKYKQYETIKQDINELKDKFGVTKQAKMEQLCDTALTAVEGATNALVRKKSRAIALEILDRLQQHLQLLQRRFDKFRQIAIKIRDYFNQKSKEEADSADALQVNGIKLFERQELNDLYQDLIEQSAGGYQGARTAYDQGLDSICGIMSDDILNQASPLWKENRQADETMRLFDLTAIQDINHPDLQDIIYQRGKKVIEQAPEASKVRTELSSCTRFLKLYNDPTEQVDRIRRVHQQSHPLIMLNRGILDGAGFQPAKNESVAILGGFNATDNASQKMLPVITQFIKKPDDNIKPIGDNERHRLVFVQEMGGFSLRCIEGMEVIRQSYQEWLGQSIQAKRDKLAGKHAQLPIPVHLSKALAIWDIFPEDDRIYELVVQARAFNILFADINQATKEPTIRYQVETEIGMRKVDVASNWEEVTQVLEVPVCLPDKEEIQRQVNSIYEAAAKNEAYKTPIFQKFQDYLLERARELQDFGGDQNPMYLKDSAIIERLVREYKLKTDDRTMASASSTPSFLTESVATQVLQAQPQTLEAEFVIQEETSREELPPSPPSSSQSTSNNGESMAKLKELMEMYKEGFLTREEFDAAKKQLLGL; this comes from the coding sequence ATGCCAGAACAAGAGAAAAGAGGAATATCCCCCACCGTTTTGATAGGTGTTGGGGGAACGGGCGCTGAAGTGCTATCGAGAGTGCGAAGATTTGCAGAAGAAACCTATGGTAGTTTAGATAAATTTCCTATTCTCGGTTTTCTGTGGATTGATACCGACAAAAATTATAAAGTAACTAATCCTAAAGCCGCAGGAAGTAAATTTAAGGATGCGGAAATCTGTCTTGCCACCGTCACGGGGACAGAGGTGGAAACTAGACTCAAGAATATGAATAATTATCCTTGGATTCAAAAGTGGTTTCCCAATGAACTAGAAAGAAGTGTCACCTCCCTAGAGCAAGGCGCAGGGCAAATCCGAGCTTGTGGACGATTTGCTTTTTTTTGTAACTATGCCAAAATTCGAGACTCTTTCCTCTCAGTTATTCAAAGAGTTAAAGGAAAAAACCGATATATGTATGACACTCTAGGCATAGAAGTAGCAAACGAGCTTAACGTATTTGTAACAGGTTCTATTTCTGGTGGTACGGGTAGTGGGATGCTCATTGATTTAGCCTACTGTATTCGTCACTGGCTTCAAGGAGAAGGAACGACTGAAATAACAGGGATAGTACCTATGCCCAATGCTTTTGCTGGTATTAGCGTGGGCAGTGGAGTTATGGCAAACGGTTATGCGGCTTTGATGGAATTAAGTTATTTTGGCGACGATCGCACTGTCTTTGAGGAAAAGTATAGTACCAGTAATCTTGACCTTGTTCGCAGTGAAAAACCCCCCTTCGACTTTACCTATCTTGTGGGTACGAAAAATGGACAAACAGAATTTAGTTTAGGACAAATCAGAGAAGCCATCGCCCAGAATATTTTTCTTGATATGACTTCTGGTTTTGCACCTCATAAACGTAGTATTCGGGATAATATCAAACAAAAATGGCATGGCAAAGACAACCAAGGAAGAGGATACCCCAAGCAATTTCTGAGTTTTGGCTTATCTGCCATCGAAATACCCATCACTCAAATTCGTGCTTGTTTAGGAAATCGCCTTGCTAAAGATTTCGTTAACTGGTGGCTTAATGATTCAGTACAATTACCTCCAGAAATGCTGGAATTAGTGCGAGGGGAAATTCTCAAAAGAATGCGTCTCACGGAAACAGAACTAATTACCGATGTGACGATGGCAAAAGATCGCCCCCTATCAGCCCTCATCTCCCAATGGCTTAACCAAATTCGTGCGGAAATTACTGAAAAGAATCTTTTACAGTGTACTCAACAAGGGGTTAATATGATGGGCGCTGAAAAAGGTAAGATTCTCACTTTCATCCCATATCTTCAAGAGAAACTAGAAACTTTCCAAGCCGAAAATCTGAAAGACAACAGCCCCGATCGCAGAGTTCATGGAGAGTATCATCAAGTTATGTATCGTAATCAAGATGCTATTGTTGTTCAAGGTTGTGAAGCTCTGGAAAAGGAACTCTACCAAATCCTTGAAGATCGTAATCGAGGAGTAAAATTTGCTGAATCTTTTTTATTAACTGTAGATCAAGTCTTTCAAAATACTGCCGAACAGTTGAGAAAACAACTAGAAGTCCAAAGCAAAATAGAAGAAGCAAAATATAAACAGTACGAAACCATTAAACAGGATATTAACGAACTTAAAGATAAATTTGGTGTCACCAAACAGGCAAAAATGGAACAGTTGTGCGATACCGCATTAACTGCGGTGGAGGGCGCTACCAATGCCCTTGTTCGGAAAAAATCACGAGCTATTGCCTTAGAAATTCTCGATCGTCTTCAACAGCACCTTCAACTTTTGCAACGACGTTTTGATAAATTCCGCCAGATAGCTATTAAAATCAGAGATTATTTCAATCAAAAATCAAAAGAAGAAGCAGACAGCGCCGATGCCCTTCAAGTTAACGGGATTAAATTATTCGAGCGACAAGAATTAAACGATCTTTATCAAGATTTAATCGAACAGTCAGCAGGAGGCTATCAGGGAGCTAGAACTGCCTATGATCAGGGGTTAGATTCCATTTGCGGAATCATGTCCGATGATATTCTCAACCAAGCAAGTCCCCTTTGGAAAGAAAATCGTCAAGCCGATGAAACTATGCGTCTCTTTGATTTAACCGCTATCCAAGACATTAACCATCCCGATTTGCAGGATATTATTTATCAAAGAGGCAAAAAAGTCATTGAACAAGCGCCCGAAGCTAGTAAAGTTAGAACGGAATTATCTTCTTGTACTCGTTTCCTGAAACTTTATAATGATCCCACAGAACAAGTCGATCGAATTCGTCGTGTCCATCAACAGTCCCACCCATTAATTATGCTTAACAGGGGTATCTTAGACGGGGCTGGTTTCCAACCTGCTAAGAATGAAAGTGTAGCTATTTTAGGCGGTTTTAACGCCACTGATAATGCTTCCCAGAAAATGCTACCTGTGATTACGCAATTTATCAAAAAGCCTGATGACAATATTAAACCTATTGGCGACAACGAAAGACATCGTCTTGTTTTTGTTCAAGAGATGGGGGGCTTTTCTCTTCGTTGTATTGAAGGAATGGAAGTAATTCGACAATCCTATCAAGAATGGCTAGGACAAAGTATTCAAGCCAAACGAGATAAATTAGCAGGAAAACACGCCCAACTACCCATCCCCGTACACCTCTCCAAAGCCTTAGCAATCTGGGATATTTTCCCCGAAGATGACAGGATTTATGAATTAGTGGTTCAGGCTAGAGCTTTTAATATCTTATTTGCGGACATTAACCAAGCTACCAAAGAACCGACTATTCGTTATCAAGTTGAGACGGAAATAGGCATGAGAAAGGTAGATGTTGCCTCCAACTGGGAAGAAGTAACTCAGGTTTTAGAAGTACCCGTCTGTTTGCCTGATAAAGAAGAAATCCAACGGCAGGTTAACAGTATCTATGAAGCGGCGGCAAAAAATGAAGCCTATAAGACTCCTATTTTCCAAAAGTTTCAAGATTATCTCTTGGAAAGAGCAAGAGAATTACAAGATTTTGGCGGAGATCAAAATCCAATGTATCTCAAAGATAGTGCTATCATTGAAAGATTAGTTCGAGAGTATAAGTTAAAAACAGACGATCGAACTATGGCTTCCGCATCTTCAACACCTTCCTTCTTGACTGAATCCGTTGCTACCCAAGTTTTACAAGCACAACCTCAAACCCTAGAAGCAGAGTTCGTTATTCAAGAGGAAACAAGTCGAGAGGAACTTCCCCCTTCCCCCCCAAGCTCAAGTCAAAGTACCAGTAACAATGGTGAAAGCATGGCAAAATTAAAAGAGTTAATGGAGATGTATAAGGAGGGTTTTCTCACCAGAGAGGAGTTTGATGCGGCTAAAAAGCAATTATTAGGACTTTGA
- a CDS encoding COP23 domain-containing protein: MKKDNIFGGLVLTVSALALGSIFSPPVLSQQRKFFCGTDKGVPATMVSTGNNQNVAIIRWVSGAFNDAGYDNKTRCEMISNRFQSFSDKGSLKVITTGRHPSNGLPIICALKDKTVPCNGDSQLFTLKKGQDASKTLRQLFDVRSGATNQALNETLGRVYIDFEDYLKEKDATLDNEIKTETQESNVERQSLF; the protein is encoded by the coding sequence ATGAAAAAGGATAATATTTTCGGTGGTTTAGTTCTCACAGTATCGGCTTTAGCCTTGGGTTCTATTTTTTCTCCTCCTGTGTTAAGTCAACAGAGAAAATTTTTTTGCGGAACTGATAAAGGAGTCCCGGCAACTATGGTCAGTACGGGAAATAATCAAAATGTTGCAATTATCAGATGGGTATCGGGGGCTTTTAACGATGCTGGTTATGATAATAAAACTCGTTGTGAAATGATTTCTAATCGGTTTCAATCTTTTAGCGATAAGGGAAGTTTAAAAGTAATAACCACAGGAAGACATCCCAGCAATGGTTTACCCATTATATGTGCTTTAAAAGATAAAACAGTACCCTGTAACGGAGATTCTCAGTTATTTACTTTGAAAAAAGGTCAAGATGCGAGTAAAACATTGCGTCAATTGTTTGATGTTCGCAGTGGTGCGACAAACCAAGCCTTAAATGAAACTCTTGGCCGTGTTTATATAGATTTTGAAGATTACTTAAAAGAGAAAGATGCTACGTTGGATAATGAAATAAAAACAGAAACACAAGAAAGCAATGTAGAACGACAATCATTGTTTTAA
- a CDS encoding M48 family metalloprotease produces the protein MLQADQFYKQGNLAKVKEIQSAVKPEFPPSEPLVANDNPENLSGAGQRHWNNAQRMIDRNLRDSTFIYLNFLVVGNKEKNIAPTDPDFIPGYFALVDAYEKTAEQEIKKGHEKKAKELNVQALGVVESLASRFPERADLLDKQIEMLLKNKKYIEASIAANQFALNYPDNPKSAEYKRDARKYEDQYIRELRIEITALSVIGTALGNSPDYGSLMVLLQGEKNAGKVFAESYKKNGSVVENERINNYVSSIGKKLAKFAGREDFEYEFVALQDDNPGAFALPGGKIFITTGMLGLIDSEAELAGILGHEISHSVLSHSFRKIANSSIASMIQSFPIINNFPVSNLLMAEASRDYEKQADILGTRLLSSSGYSADGVYNVMFKLQQIEGKSQGIQNWFRSHPVATDRVKYIGEFIDLNGYNRYAYEGVQPYREALNRK, from the coding sequence ATGCTTCAGGCTGATCAGTTTTATAAACAGGGTAATCTCGCAAAAGTCAAAGAAATACAAAGTGCTGTAAAACCTGAATTTCCACCATCAGAACCTCTTGTCGCTAATGATAATCCAGAGAATTTATCAGGTGCTGGACAACGACACTGGAATAATGCCCAGAGAATGATCGATCGAAATTTAAGAGATTCCACATTTATTTACTTAAATTTTTTAGTTGTAGGAAATAAAGAAAAAAATATAGCTCCTACAGATCCAGACTTTATACCGGGATATTTTGCTCTTGTGGATGCTTACGAAAAGACGGCAGAACAAGAAATTAAGAAAGGACATGAAAAAAAAGCAAAAGAATTAAATGTTCAAGCACTAGGGGTTGTGGAAAGTTTGGCTTCTCGTTTTCCCGAAAGGGCAGATTTGTTGGATAAACAAATAGAGATGTTACTCAAAAACAAAAAATACATAGAGGCTTCTATTGCCGCTAACCAATTTGCTCTCAATTATCCAGATAATCCCAAGTCGGCTGAATATAAACGAGATGCTCGAAAATATGAGGATCAATATATTAGAGAACTCAGAATAGAAATAACAGCACTTTCGGTGATAGGAACTGCATTGGGAAACTCTCCAGACTATGGATCACTAATGGTATTGTTACAAGGAGAGAAAAATGCGGGAAAAGTTTTTGCAGAGTCCTATAAAAAAAATGGTTCTGTTGTCGAAAATGAACGAATAAATAACTATGTTAGTAGTATTGGCAAAAAATTAGCTAAATTTGCGGGGAGAGAAGATTTCGAGTATGAATTTGTTGCTCTACAAGACGATAACCCTGGTGCTTTTGCATTACCGGGGGGCAAAATTTTTATTACCACAGGAATGTTGGGCTTAATTGATTCAGAAGCTGAGTTAGCAGGAATTTTAGGGCATGAAATCTCACATTCTGTTTTGTCCCATAGTTTTAGAAAAATAGCTAACAGTTCGATCGCATCTATGATCCAGAGTTTTCCCATCATCAACAATTTCCCTGTTAGTAATTTACTTATGGCTGAAGCAAGTCGAGATTACGAAAAACAAGCTGATATTTTAGGGACTAGACTTTTATCTTCCTCTGGTTATTCGGCGGATGGGGTATATAATGTAATGTTTAAGTTACAGCAAATAGAGGGTAAATCTCAAGGAATACAAAATTGGTTTCGTTCTCATCCTGTCGCAACGGATAGAGTCAAATATATTGGCGAATTTATTGACTTAAATGGTTATAATCGTTATGCTTATGAAGGAGTACAACCATATAGAGAAGCTCTTAACCGAAAATAA
- a CDS encoding tetratricopeptide repeat-containing S1 family peptidase, producing the protein MINNYISGLLFATCSIVLIQPQLVQAQNVAEIDKIAQQVTVKIETSGEPGSGVIIANYQDKYYVLTARHVVNKVKQGEFFKLRTYDKKEHELDITKVQYLPNNLDLALVEFRSKNSYPVVKISTFNYAMYQTRDYTNKLFTENSDKHYVFVSGWPILKDEEKRIFATGYLFDNSGSAISSPPDPSQDDFLGGYELIYTNLTHPGMSGGPVLDTKGRLIGIHGRADGREIGDEDEIIKNYLNEVGVPVRIKIGLSWGIPINTFMNWASTQSINSLLTVEQQAPPVMSETTVSDWSPHTPLDKKNPYYWLERGNQLWRIGKVSEARGAFQQAINLKEDLYLAWFAKGFASGFDRKFDIALESCEKAITLQVNPSIYKYEAYRCKAGALLELKDFQGALDSLNEALKLNTHNPADWMTQGELYYALGNLKEATSSIDKAVKLRDEQGLPPSALIYNNRAFIWIERQEYELANKDIEQALKIDPKYVPAWVNKGMLLEATDRDEEALNAYNQALTMAEDDYNIWTNKAFVEFKMELYINAKKSLETALTLKPDYQPAINSLKVVEEKISDLNRGR; encoded by the coding sequence ATGATTAATAACTATATTTCTGGATTATTATTTGCTACCTGTTCCATAGTGTTGATTCAACCTCAATTAGTTCAGGCTCAAAATGTTGCTGAAATTGACAAAATTGCACAGCAGGTAACTGTCAAGATTGAGACTTCAGGCGAGCCCGGATCGGGGGTTATTATTGCTAATTATCAAGATAAGTATTATGTACTTACCGCAAGACACGTTGTCAATAAAGTTAAACAAGGGGAATTTTTTAAATTACGCACCTATGACAAAAAAGAACACGAATTGGATATTACAAAAGTACAATATTTGCCGAATAATCTTGACTTAGCTTTAGTGGAATTTAGGAGTAAAAATAGTTATCCTGTGGTCAAAATATCCACATTTAACTATGCAATGTATCAGACAAGGGATTATACAAACAAACTTTTTACCGAAAATTCAGATAAACATTATGTATTCGTTTCGGGTTGGCCTATCCTTAAAGATGAAGAAAAAAGAATTTTTGCTACTGGTTATTTATTTGATAATTCAGGTTCGGCTATATCTTCTCCACCAGATCCATCTCAAGATGATTTTTTAGGTGGTTATGAGCTAATTTATACCAATCTTACTCACCCGGGTATGAGTGGAGGTCCTGTTTTAGATACTAAAGGTCGTTTAATTGGCATTCATGGTCGTGCTGATGGCCGTGAGATTGGTGATGAAGATGAAATTATCAAAAACTATTTAAATGAGGTGGGTGTCCCCGTAAGAATAAAAATTGGCTTAAGTTGGGGCATACCCATTAATACTTTTATGAATTGGGCTTCAACACAATCGATTAATTCTTTGTTAACAGTTGAGCAACAAGCTCCTCCTGTGATGAGTGAAACAACGGTTTCTGATTGGTCTCCCCATACGCCTTTAGACAAAAAAAACCCTTATTATTGGCTAGAACGGGGAAATCAACTGTGGAGAATCGGTAAAGTTTCTGAGGCTAGGGGAGCTTTTCAACAGGCGATCAATCTCAAGGAAGATTTATATTTAGCTTGGTTTGCCAAAGGTTTTGCTTCTGGTTTTGACAGAAAATTTGATATTGCCCTAGAATCTTGCGAAAAAGCTATAACCCTTCAGGTTAATCCTTCTATCTATAAATACGAAGCCTATCGTTGTAAAGCAGGAGCTTTATTAGAACTAAAAGATTTTCAGGGTGCGTTGGATTCTTTGAATGAAGCGTTAAAGCTAAATACACATAATCCAGCTGATTGGATGACTCAGGGTGAATTATATTATGCTTTAGGAAATCTTAAAGAAGCCACTAGCTCGATCGATAAGGCAGTGAAGTTGAGGGACGAACAAGGTTTACCTCCTTCTGCTTTAATTTACAATAACAGAGCTTTTATTTGGATAGAAAGACAAGAGTATGAGTTAGCAAATAAGGATATAGAACAAGCATTAAAGATCGATCCTAAATATGTTCCAGCATGGGTCAACAAAGGTATGTTGCTTGAGGCTACAGACAGGGATGAAGAGGCGTTAAATGCTTATAATCAGGCACTCACAATGGCAGAGGATGATTATAATATCTGGACTAACAAAGCATTCGTGGAGTTCAAAATGGAACTTTATATCAACGCTAAAAAATCCTTAGAAACCGCTTTAACTCTTAAACCCGATTATCAACCTGCCATAAATAGTTTAAAAGTCGTAGAGGAAAAAATTTCAGACCTCAACAGGGGAAGGTAA
- a CDS encoding S1 family peptidase, whose product MKYNFLPLLLISMVAVHSISISKDKLQYWSYNNLSTIIERINNIVLPDTNKPSETSVSQIATEVTVQIWSDDQFIGSGTIISKNDHRYEIITNSHVLRSGTNDSYVIQTHDDTFYDAQVIAYNSQKNFCWDLAVLSFQSPQKNYKTTTVAPVNSYGMGDSVFVAGFVIDNDQQELETNKKSNHAKSNKFLFTTGKVYSILDQSLMSGYQIGFTNMLKKGMSGGPLLNQSGELIGINGRHAYPLWESADFYKDGTQASEEVQQVIDSHSWAISIETVLQFYQEIQNSSINTSKEIESSTSAIQKSTTPEDQLDLCR is encoded by the coding sequence ATGAAATACAATTTTTTGCCACTATTGCTTATCTCTATGGTGGCGGTTCACTCTATCAGTATTAGTAAAGATAAATTACAGTATTGGTCATACAATAATTTGTCAACGATAATTGAAAGAATCAATAATATTGTTTTACCTGACACTAATAAGCCTTCTGAAACTTCGGTGAGTCAAATTGCCACGGAAGTAACTGTTCAAATATGGAGTGACGATCAATTTATTGGTTCAGGTACAATCATTTCTAAAAATGATCATAGGTACGAAATTATTACTAATAGTCACGTTTTAAGAAGTGGTACGAATGATAGCTATGTTATTCAAACTCATGATGATACATTTTATGATGCTCAAGTAATTGCCTATAACAGTCAAAAAAATTTTTGTTGGGACTTAGCTGTTTTATCTTTTCAATCTCCACAGAAAAATTATAAAACAACAACTGTTGCCCCTGTTAACTCTTACGGAATGGGAGACTCGGTGTTTGTGGCTGGTTTTGTGATTGACAATGATCAACAGGAATTAGAAACAAACAAAAAAAGTAATCATGCTAAGTCTAATAAATTTCTGTTCACCACTGGAAAAGTTTATTCAATCTTGGATCAATCTTTAATGTCTGGTTATCAAATCGGTTTTACTAATATGCTTAAAAAAGGCATGAGTGGAGGTCCATTATTAAATCAAAGTGGAGAATTAATTGGCATCAATGGCAGACACGCTTATCCTTTATGGGAGTCAGCCGATTTTTATAAAGACGGTACTCAAGCCTCTGAGGAGGTACAACAAGTTATTGATTCTCATAGTTGGGCAATTTCGATCGAAACTGTACTTCAGTTTTATCAAGAGATTCAAAATAGTTCTATAAATACCTCAAAAGAGATAGAATCTAGTACTTCTGCCATTCAAAAAAGTACAACCCCAGAAGATCAATTAGATTTATGTCGTTAG